DNA from Kitasatospora acidiphila:
GGTCAGCATCCGCACCGCGCTCTGGCTGACGTACCGCCATCTCTCGCTTCCCGCAGGCCAGTTGCTGACCCTGCTGGCCGCCCATCCGGGCAGCGAGGTGGATGCCTACGCCGGTGCGGCGCTGCTCGGCACCGATCTGCCGACCGCCCGCGGTGCGCTCGGCGAGCTGGCCGCGTACCACCTGCTGAGCGAGAGCACCCCGGGCCGCTACAGCCGGCACGACCTGATCCGGCTGTTCGGCATGGAGCTCTTCGCCGACCAGCCGGAGCAGGTGCGCCGGCGCAGCACCGAGCGACTGCTGGACTACTACCAGGAGGCGGTCCGGCAGTGCGGTGACCATGTGGACCCGGGGCAGGACGCCTACGGTCCCCGGGCCCATCCGCCGCGCGCGGTGCCGCAACCTGCCGACGCCCGGGCGGCGTTGACCTGGTTCATCGCCGAGGAGCCGACCATCCGGGCGCTGGTGGCGACCGCCGCCGACCAGGATCCGGAGCGGGCCTGGCGGTTGGCCCTGCAGGCGAGCGGCCTCTACTACGCGGCGAGCCGGCTGATCGACTGGCTGAGCTGCCTGCGCTCGGGCCTGCGAGCCGCCGAGCGGACCGGCCCGCAGTGGGCCGTCTCGATGCTGGAGTCCACCATCGCCAACGCCCTGATCGGCGTCGAACGGATCGTCGAGGCCGTCGAGTTGTGCACCATCGCGGTGGATCGCACCAGTGCCGCGGACGGTTTTCCGCACGTCCGCGCCCAGGCCACCCTGGCGCTGGCCGAGGCGGTGCTGGGCAACACCGCCAAGGCCGGGCAACTCGTCGACCGGGCACTGGAACTGGCCCGCCGGGGCGGCCGCTCCGAGCAGCTCGCCTCCGCGCTCGGCTACGCGGGTGCGGTGTCCGCGATGGCCGGCGACCCGACGACCGGACTGGCCCGGGTCCGCGAAGCCCGAACCCTGCTCGCCGACCACCCGGCCGCCACCATCCACGCCTGGGCGCTGATGACCGAGGCGCAGTCGCTCCAGGCACTCGGCTGCCACGAGTCCTCCGAGCAGGCCTGGATCCGGCTGCTGACCACCTGCCGGGAGGCCGGCTTCCTGCACCTGCACGCGATCGCCGAGCAGTCCTACGCCAACTTCCTGCTGGGGCTGGGCCGGGAGGCGGAGGCCGCCGAACACCTGCGCTCCGCCATCCTCCTGCACCGCTCGCACGGCCACCTGGCCGTCGCGGTCACCGACCTGCTGGCCAAGGTGGAGCAGTCGCTGGAGAGTTGACATGAGCGCAGGCCCTCGATGGGCTCAGGCCGCCGGGAGCGGGTCCGGCGCGTACTCGTGGTGCGTCGCCAGCACCGGGCGCAGCGCCCGGATCGCGTAGAAGTTGCGGGACTTGACGGTGCCCGGCGGCACCCCGAGGCGCTCGGCGGTCTCCGCCACCGAGCGGTCCTTCAGGTGCAGCTCCACCAGCACCTCGCGGTGGTGCGGCTGCAGGTTCTCCAGGGCCACCTCGATGTCCCGGGCGGCCAGCACCCCCTCGTACGGGTCGTCCGGCAGCGGGCGGTCCTCCAGCATCTCGCCCGCCACCTCCTGGGCCCGGGCGGCCGCCATCCGGAAGTGGTCGATGGCGATCCGGCGGGCCACCGTGAAGAGCCAGGGCCGGCTCTGCGCCGCACCGCGCGAGATCGACTCCGGGTGCTGCCAGGCCCGCAGCAGGGTCTCCTGCAGGATGTCCTCGGCCTTTCCGCGGTCGCCGTTGGTCACCCGCAGCAGCGCACGCAGCAGGTAGCCGCCGTGCAGGCGGTAGAGCTCGGCCAAGGTCTCCTGGTCGAGTGTGGAACGCGCCGACAAGGGCATGGTCGGGGCGGCAGGTTGGTTGGTCACGCACTTACCTCTTCGGTCCAGGCGGGTCTGCTGCTCGGACAGGCCGTGTGGGCGGCCGCGGCGAGATCGGGAGGGGAGACCCCGACCTCGCCTAAGCCACCGTGCCGGGCCGCGCCAACGTGACGCCAAGAACGGACCAACGCGATCATGGCGGCGGCCGCGCACGGCATTGGCGCGTGCGGCATTCGCGTTGCGCGGCATTCGCGTGCGCAGCATTCGCGTTGCGCGGCATTGGCGCGTGCGGTCAGGCCGCGCTCGCCAGCTGCCGGACCAGCTCCTGAACCCCCTCCTCGCCGTGCCGTTCGATCAGCACGGCCACCCAGTCGAGCAGTTCCTCGCGTTCCTCCCGGGACCAGTTCCACACCGACGGGTGCTCGTCGACCACCAGTGCCGCAGCCAGCGGGAGCAGCGCGGTCGGCGGGGTGGGGCAGGGCTGGTCGGCCGTCGCACAGCCGGCCACGAGCCGGCGCGCCGCGGCGATCACCTCAGCGGCCTGCGCCCGGGGAACCTCCAGCGCGGGCACGCCGGGCAGCACCGGTGGCGGCTCCAGCAGCCAGTCCGCGATCAGCCGCCGCACCCCGGGTGACGACCCGTCGTCGGACATCCGCTCCCTCTCTCCATGTACCGGCAACCGAGCTCCCCGTGCCATACCTAGGGACGGTACCGGGTGGTAGCCGGGTTCAGCTGCCG
Protein-coding regions in this window:
- a CDS encoding sigma-70 family RNA polymerase sigma factor, with the translated sequence MTNQPAAPTMPLSARSTLDQETLAELYRLHGGYLLRALLRVTNGDRGKAEDILQETLLRAWQHPESISRGAAQSRPWLFTVARRIAIDHFRMAAARAQEVAGEMLEDRPLPDDPYEGVLAARDIEVALENLQPHHREVLVELHLKDRSVAETAERLGVPPGTVKSRNFYAIRALRPVLATHHEYAPDPLPAA